A genomic region of Papaver somniferum cultivar HN1 chromosome 7, ASM357369v1, whole genome shotgun sequence contains the following coding sequences:
- the LOC113300344 gene encoding uncharacterized protein LOC113300344 gives MILRPIFCFACQSAPAFLKNMSSSVRETLDMIEQKLLSKKLEALHLLQLHRLNQAELAHLLKRRCADRLLGGETATGSVGNCSAAENMDLYWADPRIQEYMYPKQENHWILQLPDVILEGPATLGTLEARGSGFIFTAPDFQLHFKDTSVKECFFSHGDDRRR, from the exons ATGATTTTGAg GCCGATATTTTGTTTTGCTTGTCAATCTGCACCCGCATTCCTTAAAAATATGTCATCTTCAGTGCGTGAGACGTTGGACATGATAGAGCAGAAGTTGTTGTCGAAGAAACTTGAAGCGCTTCACCTTTTACAGTTGCATAGGCTTAATCAGGCAGAACTGGCTCACCTTTTAAAGAGAAGATGTGCCGATAGATTGTTGGGTGGTGAGACTGCAACTGGATCTGTCGGAAATTGTTCTGCTGCCGAGAACATGGACTTGTATTGGGCTGACCCTCGTATTCAGGAATATATGTACCCTAAGCAGGAAAACCACTGGATTTTACAGTTACCTGATGTTATCCTTGAAGGCCCTGCCACTCTTGGTACCCTTGAGGCCCGTGGGAGCGGGTTCATATTCACAGCCCCCGATTTCCAGTTGCACTTCAAGGATACTAGTGTAAAAGAGTGTTTCTTCTCACATGGAGATGACAGGAGGCGCTAA